The following proteins are encoded in a genomic region of Synechococcus sp. ROS8604:
- a CDS encoding FAD-binding oxidoreductase produces the protein MRVSASPQTTSDERAFTIVFTGLGGRRAELSRLNVSYSRLRDTMCVLLSRGARIQSVSPAGSEPAAAPIKSALPVSAPVTTSKPKAAAQAVPVNLYKPKAPFLGTVTENYSLLKEGAIGRVQHITFDLSGGDPHLEYVEGQSIGIVPAGEDAKGKPHKLRLYSIASTRHGDNLEGNTVSLCVRHLQYEKDGETINGVCSTYLCDVEPGTKVKITGPVGKEMLLPEDEEANVIMLATGTGIAPMRTYLRRMFEPKERAENGWNFRGKAWLFMGAPKTANLLYDEDFLHYEKEYPDNFRYTKAISREEQNPKGGRMYIQDRVSEHAEEIFAMIEDPKTHVYMCGLRGMEPGIDEAMSAAAEAKGLDWSELRPKLKKAHRWHVETY, from the coding sequence ATGCGAGTAAGCGCGTCTCCTCAGACAACCTCTGATGAAAGGGCATTCACGATTGTCTTCACAGGCTTGGGTGGACGTCGCGCAGAGCTATCTCGCCTAAACGTCTCTTACAGCCGCCTTCGGGACACAATGTGCGTGCTTCTCTCCAGGGGAGCGCGCATCCAGTCGGTGAGTCCAGCGGGCTCAGAGCCGGCAGCCGCACCTATTAAATCCGCACTCCCAGTCTCTGCACCTGTGACTACTTCCAAACCCAAGGCCGCAGCCCAAGCTGTGCCAGTCAATCTGTACAAGCCCAAAGCTCCCTTCCTCGGAACAGTCACTGAGAATTATTCCCTTCTCAAAGAGGGAGCGATTGGCCGCGTGCAGCACATCACCTTCGATTTGAGCGGTGGTGATCCACACCTTGAATACGTCGAAGGGCAGAGCATCGGCATCGTTCCTGCTGGTGAAGATGCCAAAGGCAAGCCCCACAAACTGCGTCTGTACTCGATTGCCAGTACGCGCCACGGCGACAATCTCGAGGGCAACACGGTGTCCCTCTGTGTACGCCATCTCCAGTACGAAAAGGATGGAGAAACCATCAACGGCGTTTGCTCGACCTACCTCTGCGACGTTGAGCCCGGCACCAAGGTCAAAATCACAGGGCCTGTTGGCAAGGAAATGCTTCTTCCCGAGGACGAAGAAGCCAATGTGATCATGCTGGCCACCGGCACAGGAATCGCCCCCATGCGCACCTATCTGCGTCGCATGTTTGAGCCAAAAGAACGCGCAGAGAACGGTTGGAATTTCCGAGGCAAAGCCTGGTTGTTTATGGGAGCACCTAAAACAGCCAACCTGCTTTACGACGAGGACTTCCTCCATTACGAGAAGGAATATCCCGACAATTTCCGCTACACCAAAGCCATCAGCCGCGAAGAGCAGAATCCAAAGGGCGGCCGGATGTACATCCAAGACCGCGTGTCTGAGCATGCTGAGGAGATTTTCGCGATGATCGAGGATCCCAAAACCCACGTCTATATGTGTGGCCTTCGTGGGATGGAGCCCGGCATTGATGAAGCCATGTCCGCAGCAGCCGAAGCGAAGGGGCTCGACTGGTCCGAACTTCGCCCCAAACTCAAGAAAGCTCACCGCTGGCACGTTGAGACTTACTAA
- a CDS encoding SRPBCC family protein: MSSNHQPIEQTVERMADGVRRLAAQLLTPVSSDQIWAVLTDYDQLSTFIPNLASSRLLLREGNKVHLQQEGCQQFLGMKFSASVELELEEFLSEGALRFKMKKGDFRRFEGTWRLRTMPDATALFYELTVQGCLGMPIGLIEQRLRDDLTTNLKAVEAEARRRAAH; this comes from the coding sequence ATGTCTTCGAATCACCAACCCATTGAACAAACCGTTGAGAGGATGGCTGATGGCGTTCGTCGCCTCGCCGCTCAGCTGTTAACGCCGGTTTCCTCCGATCAGATTTGGGCTGTTCTGACGGATTACGACCAACTCAGTACTTTCATTCCCAATCTTGCAAGCAGTCGTTTGCTGCTTCGAGAGGGCAACAAAGTGCATTTGCAGCAAGAGGGGTGTCAGCAATTTCTAGGAATGAAGTTTTCGGCCTCCGTGGAGCTAGAGCTCGAAGAATTTCTTTCAGAAGGGGCGCTGAGATTCAAGATGAAGAAGGGCGACTTCCGGCGCTTTGAGGGAACCTGGCGGTTGAGAACCATGCCGGACGCCACAGCCCTCTTCTACGAACTCACCGTGCAGGGCTGTTTAGGAATGCCCATCGGCCTGATCGAACAACGGCTGCGCGACGATCTCACGACCAACCTCAAAGCTGTTGAAGCGGAAGCACGACGCAGAGCCGCTCACTAA
- the zwf gene encoding glucose-6-phosphate dehydrogenase: protein MTATITNPLRVGLRQERVIAPQCLVIFGASGDLTHRKLVPALFELFQQRRLPSEFALLGCARRPWSDEEFRSKMAEAMGDKVRDHPEAWEQFSAGMFYEPVDLQKPEDVVKLGGRLQEIDRLRATRSNRTFYLSVSPKFYASGCRALADAGLLKDPQRSRVVIEKPFGRDYGSAQSLNRVVQGCGQENQIFRIDHYLGKETVQNIMVMRFANAIFEPIWNRNYISSVQITASETVGVEERAGYYETSGALRDMVQNHLTQMLAITAMETPGRFDPEAIRSEKAKVLQAARLADELEPWNCCIRGQYGPGGSDGAPLSGYRQEPGVDPHSTTETYVAMKLFIDNWRWQGVPFYVRTGKRLAKRLSEVVLTFREAPVHLFDAAGGSPTANQLILRIQPDEGAEFKFEVKSPGSGMRSRPVEMEFSYDESFGEPSDEGYVRLLADAMLSDPTLFTRSDEVEAAWRLYTPLLELIEDSPWKLPIHPYESRTWGPAAADALLAQDGLLWRRP, encoded by the coding sequence ATGACCGCAACGATCACAAACCCACTGAGGGTTGGGCTGCGACAGGAGCGGGTGATCGCTCCCCAGTGCCTGGTGATTTTTGGAGCAAGCGGCGACCTGACCCATCGCAAGCTGGTTCCAGCCCTCTTTGAGTTGTTTCAACAACGACGACTTCCCAGCGAATTTGCCCTCCTGGGCTGCGCCAGAAGGCCTTGGAGCGACGAAGAATTCCGCAGCAAAATGGCTGAGGCGATGGGTGACAAGGTTCGCGACCATCCCGAGGCGTGGGAGCAATTTTCTGCCGGAATGTTTTACGAACCGGTGGACCTTCAGAAACCTGAAGACGTCGTGAAACTCGGGGGTCGCCTTCAGGAGATCGACCGTCTTAGAGCCACACGAAGCAACCGCACCTTTTACCTGTCGGTTTCACCTAAGTTTTATGCCAGTGGCTGCCGCGCTCTGGCCGATGCAGGCCTGTTGAAGGATCCCCAACGCAGTCGCGTTGTGATTGAAAAACCATTCGGACGGGACTACGGCAGCGCCCAATCCCTCAACAGGGTGGTTCAAGGCTGCGGCCAAGAGAACCAGATCTTTCGCATCGACCACTACCTCGGCAAGGAAACGGTCCAAAACATCATGGTGATGCGGTTCGCCAACGCGATTTTCGAGCCCATCTGGAATCGGAACTACATCTCCAGCGTTCAGATCACGGCCTCGGAAACGGTGGGAGTCGAAGAGCGGGCCGGTTACTACGAAACGTCAGGTGCCCTGCGCGACATGGTGCAAAACCACCTCACCCAAATGTTGGCGATTACCGCCATGGAAACCCCTGGACGCTTTGATCCAGAAGCCATCCGAAGTGAAAAGGCCAAGGTTCTTCAAGCGGCACGCCTGGCTGATGAACTTGAACCCTGGAACTGCTGCATCCGCGGGCAATACGGACCTGGCGGCAGCGACGGCGCTCCCCTCAGCGGCTACCGGCAAGAACCAGGCGTCGATCCCCACAGCACCACGGAGACGTACGTGGCGATGAAGCTGTTCATCGACAACTGGCGCTGGCAGGGCGTTCCTTTTTATGTGCGCACCGGCAAACGCCTCGCCAAGCGCCTGAGCGAAGTGGTGTTGACCTTCCGCGAAGCCCCCGTTCACCTCTTCGATGCTGCCGGTGGCAGTCCAACGGCCAACCAGCTCATCTTGCGCATTCAGCCCGATGAAGGTGCTGAATTCAAATTTGAAGTGAAATCTCCAGGCTCAGGAATGCGCAGCCGGCCTGTCGAGATGGAATTTTCCTATGACGAATCCTTTGGCGAACCATCGGATGAGGGCTATGTGCGCCTTCTCGCAGACGCCATGTTGAGCGATCCAACGCTCTTCACCCGGAGCGATGAGGTGGAAGCAGCTTGGAGGCTTTACACCCCTCTGCTGGAACTGATCGAAGACAGCCCCTGGAAACTGCCTATTCACCCCTACGAGTCACGCACCTGGGGACCTGCCGCTGCCGATGCCCTGTTAGCCCAAGACGGTCTGCTCTGGCGTCGCCCCTAG